The Streptomyces sp. GSL17-111 region TCTGCAACAGCCCGGCCAACACCTCCTCCGGTGACTGCACCCTGCTCGTGGACGACACCGAGCGGTGCGCACAGCCGGAGATCGCCACCGCCCCGCTCCACTCCGACTGCCGGTGGAAGACCCAGCGCGTGGACATCCACCACAACCGCTTCGTGCTGGACCCGTCCGTCGTCGACTGCACGGTGCGGTGCGACCGCATGGCGGTGCTGGCCAACTACGGGACCTACCCGGACTGGTCGCCCTACCACGGCGAGCGGGTGGCCGAAGCGATCACCCTGGAGCAGCACAACCGCTGGCACGACAACGTGTACGTCGGACCGTGGACGTTCGTCGCCCACGACCCGAGCCGGACGCTGGACGTCGGGCAGTGGCGGGGCGCCCCGTACCGGCAGGACGAGGGCAGCACCTTCCGCCCCGGGGACGGTGGTTGAGGTGCAGGCGGACCGCACGCCGAGGATCGTCGGCGTCGCCTGGGGACTGCTGGTCCTCAACACCCTCGGCTCCGCCGGGGCGGAGACCATCGTTCCGCTACCGCGCTCCCTCATCCAGATGGTCACCATGGGCTCGCTGGCCGCCGCGTTCGTGCTGGCGCTGGCCGTCAACCGCCGGGTGCGGATCCGGCCCAGCGCCTACCTGTTCCTGCTGACGCTGCTGCTGGTGCCGAGCGTGATCGCCAGCGCGAACCTGGAGTCCGGCTTCGGGGCGCTGTTCCGCTGTGGGAGGCTGGCGCTGTTCGTCAGCACGCTGTGGCTGCTCAGCTGCTGGTGGGACGGCGGCCCCACCTTCGTCCGATACCACATCCGGGCGTACGTCGCGGTCCTGGCCTCGGTGGCCGCCGGCGCGATCGCCTCACCGGGCGCCGCCCTGCCCGAGCTCTACGGCGGGCGGCTGGTCGGCGCGCTGTGGCCGCTCACCCCGCCGCAGATCGGGCAGTACGCGGCCGTGATCACCGGGCTCACCGCGCTGCTCGCCCTCGGCCGCCGGACCGACCGGCGCAGCGCGGCCCTCGTCATCGTGCCGGCCCTCGTCCTGCTCGCGCTGACCCACACCCGGACGGCCACGCTCGGCATGTTCGTCGGGCTGGCGCTGGCGATCGGCTCCCTCGTGCTGACCAGCGCCGCCGCCCGACGGTTCTTCAGCTGGACGGTGCTGTGCGCCACCGTGGCCGCGGTGGGCTTCGGCCCCCTGCTGCAGGCCTGGTTCCTGCGCGGGCAGAGCGAGGAGAACTTCACCAGCCTCACGGGCCGGGCCAAGGTCTGGGACGCCCTCCTGGCCGCGCCCCGGACGACCTCGGAGTACCTGTTCGGCGCGGGCCTGGGCGACAAGTCCTTCGGCGGACTGCCGATCGACAACAGCTGGCTCGCCGTCTACCACGAGCAGGGGGTGACGGGCGTGACGCTGGTGGCGGCGTTCGTCGTCGTGCTGGGCGGTGTCGCGCTGCTGCGGCCCCCGTCGCTGTCGCGGGCCTGCGCGCTCTTCCTCATCAGCTACTGCGCCATCGCGTCGTACACCGAGGCCGGGCTGGGCGACGCCTCGCCGTACCTGCTGCACCTGGCCGTGGCCGCCTCACTCCTGGTCGTGCCCACCACGGCCACGCACCCCCCGGCGCCCGACGTCCCCGGACGGCGCGTCCCGCGCTGGGCCCGCAGATCGGAGGTGGTCTGACCATGCACGTCCTCGTGGTGCACAATCGCTACGCCTCGGCGCAGCCCAGCGGCGAGAACAAGGTCGTCGACCAGGAGGTGGCCCTGCTGCGCGGGGCCGGCCACCGGGTCGATGTGTTCGAGCGGCGCAGCGACGACATCGCCGCCCGGTCCCTGGCGGGCAAGGCGGCGCTGCCGCTGCTGGTGCCGTGGAACCCGGCGGTCCGATCGGAGCTCGCCGCCCGGCTGCGGGCGGAGCGGCCGGACGTCGTGCACGTCCACAACGTCTTCCCGCTCCTGTCGCCGTCGGTGCTGGCCGCCTGCGCCGACGCCGGCGTGCCCGCCGTCGCCACCCTGCACAACTACAACCAGTTCTGCGCGCCCGGCACGCTGCAGCGGGACGGCCGCCCGTGCACCGAGTGCGTCGGCGCCGCACCGCTGCCCGCCGTCCGGCACGGCTGCTACCGGGGCTCCCGGCTGGCGACGGTGCCGCTCGCGGTGAGCCTGTCGGTCAACCGGCGCCGGTGGTGGTCCGGCGTGGCGCGGTTCTTCTGCATCTCGGCGGCGCAGCGCGACGTCCTGGTGGGCGCCGGGATGCCGCCCGAGCGGCTGGCGGTCAAGCACAACTTCGTGCCCGATCCGGGCGCCCGCCGCACGGGCGGCGGGGAGCACCTGCTCTTCCTCGGCCGGCTCGCCGAGGCCAAGGGCCTGCGGGTGCTCATGGCCGCCTGGGACGCGCTCGCCGCCGACGGCGGCGTGGGGGTGCCGCTCGTCATCGCCGGGGCGGGGCCGTTGGAGCGCGAGGTGGCCGCCTGGGCGGCGGACCGGGACGACGTGCGCTACGTCGGCCTGTACGACACGGCGGAGTGCCGGCGGGCCGTCGCGCGATCGGTCGCGGTGGTGGCCCCCTCCACGTGGCTGGAGACGTTCGGCCTGGTCGTCGTGGAGGCCATGGCGGCCGGGGTGCCGGCCGTCGCCGCCGCGCACGGCGCCTTCGTCGAACTCGTCGAGGACGGGGTGACGGGGCTGCTGCACCGGCCGGGCGAGCCGGGCGCACTCGCGTCCTGCCTGCGCCGGATCACGGCCGAGGCGGCCCGCAACCGCGCGATGGGCCGGGCGGCACGGCGCCGCTACGAGCGGGACTTCAGCCCGGCCGTCGGGCTGGAGCGCCTGGTGGACGGATACCGCACCGCCATCGCGGTGCGGTCCGGCGACGGGGACGTCCCGCCGCCGGTCGGGGACGACAGCACTGGCTCGCGGCGGGGCTCCTCGCCCGAGCGGGATGGGGACGTGAGATGACACGATGCCGACTCTGCGGCTCGGCGGCGCTGGAGAGCGTCGTCGACCTGGGGGCGACCCCGCCGTGTGAGAGCTTTCTCGCGGCGGACCAACTGGACCGGCCGGAGCCGACGTACCCGCTGCACCTGCGGGTCTGCACCGACTGCTGGCTGGCGCAGATCCCTCCGCTGATCACGCCGGAGGAGACCTTCACGCAGTACGCGTACTTCTCCTCCTACTCGACCTTCTGGGTGGAGCACGCGCGCACGTTCGTCGACGAAGCCGTCGGGCTCCTCGGTCTCGGCCCCGAGGAACGTGAGGCCTTCGTCGTCGAGGTGGCGAGCAACGACGGGTATCTGCTGCGGCACGTGCAGGACCGGGGAATCCGCTGCCTGGGCATCGAGCCGTCGGTGAACGTCGGCGCCGCCGCCCGGGAGGCGGGCGTGCCCACGGTCACGGAGTTCCTGGACCCCGACACCGGGGCCCGGGTCCGCGCCGAGCACGGCCCGGCGGACCTCGTCGTGGCCAACAACGTGTACGCGCACATCCCCGACGTCGTCGGGTTCACCCGGGGCCTGCGGGCCCTGGTCGCCGACGACGGCTGGGTCTCCGTCGAGGTGCAGCACCTGCTGACGCTGATCGAGGAGAACCAGTACGACACGATCTACCACGAGCACTTCCAGTACTACACCGTCGCCTCGGCGGCCCGGGCACTGGCCAGCGGCGGCCTCACGCTCGTGGACGTCGAGCTGCTGCCCACGCACGGCGGCTCGATCCGGCTGTGGGCCCGGCCCGCCGAGGTGGCCGGAGAGCCGAGCCGCCGGGTGGCCGACGTCCTGGACCGGGAGAAGGCCGCCGGGCTGCGGGAGCTGTCCGGGTACACCCAGTTCTCCGCCCGGGTCGCGAAGGTGCGCCGGGACCTGCTGCGGTTCCTCGTCGAGGCGGCCGAACGTGGCGAGACGGTCGTCGGCTACGGCGCCCCGGGCAAGGGCAACACCCTGCTCAACCACTGCGGTGTGCGACCCGACCTGCTGCCGTACACGGTCGACCGCAACCCCTACAAGCACGGCAGGTTCACCCCGGGCACCCGCATCCCCGTCCTGCCGCCCGAGCGGATCGCCGAGGACCGGCCGGACTACGTCCTCGTCCTCCCGTGGAACCTGCGCGCCGAGCTGACCGAGCAGCTGTCCTTCGTGCACGCCTGGGGCGGTCGGCTGGTCTTTCCCATTCCGGAACTGAGCATTGTCGAGGTCAAGCCATGAAGGTCGTACTGTTCTGCGGCGGCTACGGGATGCGGATGCGCAACGGAGCCGCCGACGACGTCCCCAAACCGATGGCGATGGTCGGCCCACGGCCGCTGATCTGGCACGTCATGCGCTACTACGCGCACTTCGGCCACACGGAGTTCATCCTCTGCCTGG contains the following coding sequences:
- a CDS encoding class I SAM-dependent methyltransferase, producing MTRCRLCGSAALESVVDLGATPPCESFLAADQLDRPEPTYPLHLRVCTDCWLAQIPPLITPEETFTQYAYFSSYSTFWVEHARTFVDEAVGLLGLGPEEREAFVVEVASNDGYLLRHVQDRGIRCLGIEPSVNVGAAAREAGVPTVTEFLDPDTGARVRAEHGPADLVVANNVYAHIPDVVGFTRGLRALVADDGWVSVEVQHLLTLIEENQYDTIYHEHFQYYTVASAARALASGGLTLVDVELLPTHGGSIRLWARPAEVAGEPSRRVADVLDREKAAGLRELSGYTQFSARVAKVRRDLLRFLVEAAERGETVVGYGAPGKGNTLLNHCGVRPDLLPYTVDRNPYKHGRFTPGTRIPVLPPERIAEDRPDYVLVLPWNLRAELTEQLSFVHAWGGRLVFPIPELSIVEVKP
- a CDS encoding O-antigen ligase domain-containing protein, translated to MVEVQADRTPRIVGVAWGLLVLNTLGSAGAETIVPLPRSLIQMVTMGSLAAAFVLALAVNRRVRIRPSAYLFLLTLLLVPSVIASANLESGFGALFRCGRLALFVSTLWLLSCWWDGGPTFVRYHIRAYVAVLASVAAGAIASPGAALPELYGGRLVGALWPLTPPQIGQYAAVITGLTALLALGRRTDRRSAALVIVPALVLLALTHTRTATLGMFVGLALAIGSLVLTSAAARRFFSWTVLCATVAAVGFGPLLQAWFLRGQSEENFTSLTGRAKVWDALLAAPRTTSEYLFGAGLGDKSFGGLPIDNSWLAVYHEQGVTGVTLVAAFVVVLGGVALLRPPSLSRACALFLISYCAIASYTEAGLGDASPYLLHLAVAASLLVVPTTATHPPAPDVPGRRVPRWARRSEVV
- a CDS encoding glycosyltransferase, with product MHVLVVHNRYASAQPSGENKVVDQEVALLRGAGHRVDVFERRSDDIAARSLAGKAALPLLVPWNPAVRSELAARLRAERPDVVHVHNVFPLLSPSVLAACADAGVPAVATLHNYNQFCAPGTLQRDGRPCTECVGAAPLPAVRHGCYRGSRLATVPLAVSLSVNRRRWWSGVARFFCISAAQRDVLVGAGMPPERLAVKHNFVPDPGARRTGGGEHLLFLGRLAEAKGLRVLMAAWDALAADGGVGVPLVIAGAGPLEREVAAWAADRDDVRYVGLYDTAECRRAVARSVAVVAPSTWLETFGLVVVEAMAAGVPAVAAAHGAFVELVEDGVTGLLHRPGEPGALASCLRRITAEAARNRAMGRAARRRYERDFSPAVGLERLVDGYRTAIAVRSGDGDVPPPVGDDSTGSRRGSSPERDGDVR